One region of Scophthalmus maximus strain ysfricsl-2021 chromosome 13, ASM2237912v1, whole genome shotgun sequence genomic DNA includes:
- the LOC118318706 gene encoding atrial natriuretic peptide receptor 2, with protein sequence MIGETLLLIGQLETGKRGLKEHSFEEGCCGAHTHTHTHRGGNEVIHPVSQFRPGLVTAVNLLMAFRIAASLQLYFLLGVNGWHDLDNTEYDCWPSNSPNDYNMISCGGLEMAWVQRPPEKVTNGEEFNVSYTVTASDSFYEYAVRNKIFQFSDASEAKRFCHEHECPANWNNANEMNCCVYHANIHSCPLGLMKQGGICGPWIPDDGKIVTHTVSKAGKMTQKYWTSKVVLIHVGVTSVIAHIKIGQMHAALESKVLVVSAQVCGDDVCELEENCLNCPADCGICPMSITIKVAIGLPVALFSSGFILTMVWLQYQKQKMFWDESWIINYKNIIFGRVCCMGNGSITSLQRIKSNSTISQTTNVTVCTGVSNSFKQGFIQPGIYDGRTVAVKHIQKKHFTLSKTIRKEVKEVRQLDHPNLCKFIGGSIEVPYVCIITEYCPKGSLSDVLLNDDIPINWGFRLSFATDIARGMSYFHQHKMFHGRLHSRNCIIDDRWVCKISDYGLTAYRKEDFEATSNGFNCRDMNRIYCAPEVLLGSSSSMTLAADIYSYSMILVEIATRSDLISDQTEGIRMDVMWRPPLPELKAGKADTDCPSQGHYCELIKKCWSHNITMRPTFEQAKKMLDRMNPHKVSPVDMMMNLMEKYSKHLEAIVAERTQDLLQEKQRTDRLLYSMLPKPVADDLRQGRTSEAQSFSNATVYFSDIVGFTQLSGASTPHQVVDFLNQLYTTFDDIIDNYDVYKVETIGDAYMVVSGVPEENGINHAGEIASMALDLVSVCHNFKIPHKPNTQLKIRAGIHSGPVVAGVVGTKMPRYCLFGDTVNTASRMESTSEALKIQVSGATADLLHTLRGYVLNCRGSLDVKGKGEMTTWWLEAKRDDDTDPLLRTSESRRVPVPVSD encoded by the exons ATGATTGGAGAGACTCTTCTGCTGATTGGACAATTAGAGACAGGGAAGAGGGGTCTTAAGGAACACTCATTTGAGGAAGGGTGctgtggcgcacacacacacacacacacacacagagggggaaatGAGGTCATTCACCCAGTCAGTCAGTTTAGACCAGGTCTGGTCACGGCAGTAAACCTCCTCATGGCTTTTCGGATAGCAGCATCCCTCCAACTGTATTTCCTGCTG GGAGTAAATGGCTGGCATGACCTGGACAACACAGAGTACGACTGTTGGCCGAGCAACAGTCCAAATGATTACAACATGATCAGCTGTGGTG gtctgGAAATGGCATGGGTGCAGCGTCCCCCAGAGAAAGTAACCAATGGGGAGGAGTTCAATGTTTCCTACACGGTGACGGCCTCAGATTCCTTCTACGAGTACGCAGTCAGGAACAAGATCTTCCAGTTTAG TGACGCGTCAGAGGCAAAGAGATTCTGCCATGAACACGAGTGTCCGGCAAACTGGAACAATGCCAACGAAATGAACTGCTGTGTGTATCACGCCAACATCCACTCGTGTCCTCTGGGCCTCATG AAACAAGGTGGAATCTGTGGACCGTGGATTCCTGACGATGGTAAAATAGTGACTCACACTGTATCCAAAGCAGGCAAGATGACGCAGAAATACTGGACTTCAAAG GTGGTGCTGATCCACGTGGGAGTCACCTCAGTCATTGCTCATATCAAAATAGGACAGATGCATGCAGCGCTGGAGTCCAAAGTGCTTGTTGTCAGTGCCCAAG TGTGTGGGGATGATGTCTGCGAGCTGGAGGAGAACTGTCTGAACTGTCCCGCAGACTGCGGCATCTGCCCCATGTCCATCACTATCAAAGTAGCCATAGGGCTCCCGGTCGCCCTCTTCAGCAGTGGATTCATCCTGACCATGGTG TGGCTGCAGTACCAGAAACAAAAGATGTTTTGGGACGAAAGCTGGATCATCAACTACAAGAACATAATATTTG GTAGAGTGTGCTGTATGGGAAACGGCAGCATCACCAGCCTGCAGCGCATCAAGAGTAACTCCACCATCAGTCAAACCActaatgtgactgtgtgcacCGGAGTCAGCAACTCTTTCAAACAAGGCTTCATCCAGCCAGGCATATA TGATGGGAGGACAGTGGCGGTGAAACACATCCAGAAGAAACACTTCACCCTGTCTAAAACCATCAGGAAGGAGGTGAAAGAAGTCAG ACAACTGGACCACCCTAACCTGTGCAAGTTCATCGGTGGTTCTATCGAGGTGCCCTATGTGTGCATCATCACAGAGTACTGCCCCAAAGGAAGCCTGTCTGACGTGCTGCTGAATGATGACATCCCCATCAACTGGGGCTTCAG GCTGTCCTTTGCCACCGACATCGCCCGTGGGATGTCTTACTTCCACCAGCACAAGATGTTTCATGGGAGACTTCACTCCAGAAACTGTATTATTGACGACCGCTGGGTGTGCAAAATCTCag ATTATGGGCTCACGGCCTACAGAAAGGAGGACTTTGAGGCTACCAGCAATGGCTTCAACTGTAGGGATATGAATCGTATTTACTGCGCTCCGGAGGTCCTGCTGGGCAGCAGCTCCAGTATGACACTGGCAGCGGACATCTACAG ctaCTCCATGATTCTGGTTGAGATTGCAACTCGCTCTGACCTCATTTCA GACCAGACTGAGGGGATTAGGATGGATGTCATGTGGCGCCCCCCGCTGCCTGAACTCAAAGCAGGGAAGGCCGATACTGACTGTCCCAGTCAAGGACACTACTGTGAG CTCATTAAGAAGTGCTGGTCTCACAACATCACCATGAGGCCCACATTTGAGCAGGCGAAGAAGATGCTTGACAGGATGAACCCACACAAAGTCAGCCCAGTGGACATGATGATGAACCTG ATGGAGAAGTACAGCAAACATCTGGAGGCCATAGTCGCAGAGAGAACGCAGGACCTTCTTCAggagaaacagaggacagaTCGATTGTTATACA GTATGTTACCAAAGCCGGTTGCTGATGACCTCCGTCAAGGTCGAACATCTGAAGCTCAGAGCTTCTCCAATGCCACCGTCTACTTCAG CGATATTGTTGGATTTACTCAGTTGTCTGGTGCCAGCACTCCCCACCAGGTTGTGGACTTCCTCAACCAGCTCTACACCACCTTTGATGACATTATTGACAATTACGACGTCTACAAAGTGGAGACAATAGGCGATGCTT ACATGGTGGTCTCTGGGGTCCCCGAAGAAAATGGCATCAATCATGCTGGAGAGATAGCCAGCATGGCCCTGGATTTGGTCAGTGTCTGCCACAATTTCAAGATCCCCCACAAGCCTAACACACAGTTAAAGATACGTGCTGGCATCCACTCAG GACCTGTTGTGGCTGGTGTGGTTGGCACCAAAATGCCACGCTACTGCCTCTTTGGGGACACCGTCAACACGGCATCACGGATGGAATCAACCAGTGAAG CACTGAAGATCCAGGTGAGTGGTGCCACAGCTGACCTTCTTCACACACTCAGAGGTTACGTTCTGAACTGCAGAGGATCACTTGACGTGAAG GGCAAGGGGGAGATGACAACATGGTGGCTTGAGGCAAAGAGAGACGACGACACAGACCCGTTGCTCAGGACATCTGAATCAAGAAGAGTCCCAGTACCAGTTAGTGATTAA